Within Massilia endophytica, the genomic segment CGCCGCCGCCCAGACGCCCCTCGACCTGGAAGAGGCGCGCGCCGTGCTGGCCGACACCGAACGCCAGCTGGCCGCCGTGGACAAGCGCGCCGCCGATTTCGCCCGCAGCAGCGGTGGCAGCCTGGCGCGCATCGACCAGCAGAAGGCCGAGGCGCAGCGCGAGCTGGCGGCGCTTGAAGCGCAGGGCCAGTCGGTGACGCGGCTGCGCAGCGCGGTGGCGGGCCGTGTGGTGGAAGTGAAGACAGCCCTCAATGGCGCCGTGAAGCGCGACACGCCTGTGCTCAGCGTGGAAGCGCTGGATGGCGGCGACCAGCTGGAAGCAGTGATGTTCGTGTCCGCGGCCGACGGCAAGAAGATTTCGGCCCAGGACAAGGTGGAGCTGCTGCCCACGCACGCGCGGCGCGAGGAGCATGGCGTGCTGCGCGCTCAGGTGCTCTCCACCTCCGCCTATCCGGCCACGCCGCAAGGCCTGCTGAATACGATCACCAATCCGGAGCTGATGCGCGAGCTGGCGCACGGCACGGCGAGCTACGAGGTGCGCATCGGCCTGGAGCGCAATGCCGCTGCCGGGGCGGCGGCGCGCAATCCCTATCTCTGGTCTGCGGTTGCCGGCAGCGGCGTGCCGGTTACGAGCGGAGCGTTGTGCCGGGGCGAGATTCTCGTGCACCACGAGCGGCCCATTTCGCTCGTGCTGCCGATCTTCCGCAGCACCGTGAGCGGCAACAAGACTTAAGGG encodes:
- a CDS encoding NHLP bacteriocin system secretion protein is translated as MKEETTTGRLPNALRSFDQHVARVSWRAWANLLGLGIVIGVVIVWSVFGDIPTRVAGSCIIMNPRGVSDVTADMEGRVTSMLVQPGDVIAAGQELAVVATPELFDRIQQARNRLADLEASARLTHGELQRSGRLSSESLAEQRSALSLRAEADRKRIRLLEQQMELDQRLRSEGLITKRAAAQTPLDLEEARAVLADTERQLAAVDKRAADFARSSGGSLARIDQQKAEAQRELAALEAQGQSVTRLRSAVAGRVVEVKTALNGAVKRDTPVLSVEALDGGDQLEAVMFVSAADGKKISAQDKVELLPTHARREEHGVLRAQVLSTSAYPATPQGLLNTITNPELMRELAHGTASYEVRIGLERNAAAGAAARNPYLWSAVAGSGVPVTSGALCRGEILVHHERPISLVLPIFRSTVSGNKT